From a single Chlamydiota bacterium genomic region:
- the murG gene encoding UDP-N-acetylglucosamine--N-acetylmuramyl-(pentapeptide) pyrophosphoryl-undecaprenol N-acetylglucosamine transferase, with amino-acid sequence MVKENKVFIAVGGTGGHIHPALRLADEIKTTPFFIGYKITQNTHLSKDVKKLDVHSSTHNIFKLMLGFFQSLYFLLKIRPSVVFGFGSYHTLPILIASVLFRKKIILFESNLQPGLINRFFSRFAKKTALFFDQVPLFNTTLIEPLLKKNYLEKVSKEEALKYFHLEKDKKTLLIFGGSIGAKPLNKALKLLLSKTLDPKKWQIVHFTGAHTDPKEVQMHYQKFSNCVKTFETKMHLAYTLCDCVIARSGAMTLSELIFFETPALLIPYPFARKQHQHKNARFFQDVVQGGLLLDQQDLYSHFSNTLDRFFSNLVDYKAKICEYKKRVKYTKIQQFLHEIED; translated from the coding sequence ATGGTTAAAGAAAACAAAGTTTTCATTGCGGTAGGAGGCACTGGAGGGCATATTCATCCAGCCCTTCGACTTGCTGATGAGATTAAAACAACACCTTTTTTTATTGGTTACAAAATTACACAAAACACGCACCTTTCCAAAGATGTCAAAAAATTGGATGTGCACTCTTCAACACACAATATTTTTAAGCTCATGTTGGGTTTTTTCCAAAGTTTGTATTTTTTGCTCAAAATACGTCCTTCTGTCGTCTTTGGATTTGGATCTTACCACACGCTTCCGATTCTCATTGCAAGTGTGCTTTTTAGAAAAAAAATCATTCTTTTTGAATCCAACCTGCAGCCAGGACTTATCAATCGTTTTTTTTCGCGTTTTGCAAAAAAAACCGCGCTATTTTTTGATCAAGTTCCCTTATTCAACACAACACTCATTGAACCTCTTTTAAAAAAAAATTACCTTGAAAAGGTTTCTAAAGAAGAGGCTTTAAAATATTTCCATCTTGAAAAGGATAAAAAAACGCTCCTTATTTTTGGGGGATCTATTGGAGCGAAACCCTTGAATAAAGCGCTTAAATTGTTACTTTCAAAAACATTGGATCCAAAAAAATGGCAAATAGTGCATTTTACAGGTGCGCACACAGATCCAAAAGAAGTGCAGATGCATTATCAAAAGTTTTCAAATTGTGTCAAAACATTTGAAACGAAGATGCATCTGGCCTACACGCTTTGCGATTGCGTCATTGCAAGAAGTGGAGCTATGACACTCTCAGAGCTCATCTTTTTTGAAACGCCAGCTTTGCTCATTCCTTATCCTTTTGCAAGAAAACAACACCAGCACAAAAATGCACGCTTTTTTCAAGATGTGGTTCAAGGAGGACTTTTATTAGATCAACAAGATCTCTATTCACATTTCTCCAACACACTAGATCGGTTTTTTTCAAATCTCGTTGATTACAAAGCAAAAATTTGTGAATATAAAAAGCGAGTAAAATACACCAAAATCCAGCAGTTTTTGCATGAAATTGAAGACTAA
- the murC gene encoding UDP-N-acetylmuramate--L-alanine ligase: protein MKLKTKTYYFIGIGGIGMSSLASILLQQKQRVCGSDLKENANTQFLKEIGAEIDFDQTRDTVPEECTIVYSSAIKDDHPQMQFAKDKKLQFLHRSDLLNQIMQEKKSFIVAGTHGKTWTSSLLTWVLHVADLSPSFSIGGKIKGLDRHGVFTDNNLFVAEADESDGSLTKYHPFGAIITNIGDDHLDHYESADNVEKAFFTCIQNTQSKEHLFYCGDDPKLFKIHQGVSFGFEEHNTIRGCHFSQDEKGVIFDIQIDKKCYPKMRLHQFGKHLASNALGVFGLCLKLGVDANVIQEAFCTFQGAKRRQEITFEKKGLCLIDDYGHHPKEIECTLKAIKKRMYPKRVICLFQPHRFSRLEAHLESFALSFDAADELLITDVFSAGETKRSVDQMDLIEKIKKRCPRFVKYISRQDIVPCFQKTLRPFDVLVTFGAGDITKIHTPLKEHFDIHDPKKYNVALLYGGRSYEHEITKLSFANIEKGLSDQLFNKTSFYVDRENTLPSLEKLKKFDLIYPVFHGFGEDGTMQGLCEILNVAYAGCGVKSCAIAMDKVATKKLCKQAGVPITRDVSFFHQEWKMDRQKVIEKIEKTLNYPCIAKAVFLGSSVATKRVFNQIELIEQLDCIFRHDKQALIEESISGREFEVAVLGDQEACYIAGPGEILTNGEVYDYVSKYEKPFETTLDVNLDPQLTKTLHDLAKKAYRAIGANGYARIDFLFKDNQFYFMEINPIPGFTAISLFPQMFESAGMSFENLLNKIVQFGLAKHHLQYAKITL, encoded by the coding sequence ATGAAATTGAAGACTAAAACCTACTATTTTATTGGCATTGGAGGCATTGGCATGAGTAGCCTAGCTTCCATTCTTTTACAACAAAAACAGCGCGTATGTGGAAGTGATCTAAAAGAAAATGCCAACACACAATTTTTAAAAGAAATAGGCGCTGAAATTGATTTTGATCAAACGCGCGACACTGTTCCAGAAGAGTGCACCATTGTCTATAGCTCAGCGATTAAAGATGACCATCCACAAATGCAATTTGCTAAAGATAAAAAGCTTCAATTTTTACATCGATCCGATCTGTTGAATCAAATCATGCAAGAAAAAAAGAGCTTTATTGTAGCAGGAACGCATGGAAAAACATGGACAAGTTCATTGTTAACATGGGTTTTGCATGTAGCTGACCTATCTCCTTCTTTTAGCATTGGAGGAAAAATCAAAGGGCTTGATAGGCATGGAGTGTTTACCGATAACAATCTGTTTGTTGCCGAAGCAGATGAAAGTGATGGAAGTTTGACAAAATATCATCCTTTTGGAGCTATCATCACAAATATTGGCGATGATCATTTGGATCACTATGAAAGTGCAGACAATGTTGAAAAAGCTTTTTTCACCTGTATTCAAAATACACAATCCAAAGAACACCTTTTTTATTGTGGAGATGACCCAAAGCTTTTCAAGATTCATCAAGGTGTTTCTTTTGGCTTTGAAGAGCACAACACGATTCGAGGATGCCATTTTTCCCAAGATGAAAAAGGGGTCATATTTGATATTCAAATCGACAAAAAGTGTTACCCAAAGATGCGACTTCATCAATTTGGGAAACATTTAGCATCCAATGCGCTTGGCGTATTCGGACTCTGTTTAAAATTAGGCGTCGATGCAAACGTCATTCAAGAAGCTTTTTGTACATTTCAAGGTGCCAAACGCCGCCAAGAAATCACTTTTGAAAAAAAAGGACTTTGTTTGATCGATGACTACGGACATCATCCAAAAGAAATTGAATGTACACTCAAAGCGATTAAAAAACGCATGTATCCAAAACGCGTGATTTGTCTCTTCCAACCGCACCGTTTTTCTCGCCTTGAAGCACACTTAGAGAGTTTTGCACTGAGTTTTGATGCTGCTGACGAGCTTTTGATCACAGACGTCTTTTCTGCAGGGGAAACAAAGAGAAGTGTTGATCAGATGGATTTGATTGAAAAAATTAAAAAACGCTGCCCTCGCTTTGTCAAATACATCTCAAGACAAGACATTGTGCCCTGTTTTCAAAAAACCTTGCGCCCTTTTGATGTGCTTGTCACGTTCGGTGCAGGGGATATCACAAAAATTCATACACCTCTAAAAGAGCATTTTGATATTCATGATCCAAAAAAATATAACGTGGCTCTTTTGTATGGTGGGAGATCTTACGAACATGAAATCACCAAGCTTTCTTTTGCAAACATTGAAAAGGGGTTAAGTGATCAGCTTTTTAATAAAACAAGCTTTTACGTAGATAGAGAAAATACACTGCCTTCTTTAGAAAAACTTAAGAAATTTGATCTTATCTATCCTGTATTTCATGGATTTGGAGAAGATGGAACGATGCAAGGCCTTTGTGAGATCTTAAATGTGGCTTATGCGGGGTGCGGTGTGAAGTCTTGCGCAATTGCCATGGATAAAGTGGCAACAAAAAAACTCTGCAAACAAGCAGGCGTTCCAATAACTCGAGATGTCTCTTTTTTTCATCAAGAATGGAAAATGGATCGTCAAAAAGTAATTGAGAAAATCGAAAAGACGCTTAACTATCCTTGCATTGCCAAAGCTGTCTTTTTGGGGTCTTCGGTTGCAACAAAGCGCGTTTTTAATCAAATAGAGCTTATAGAACAATTAGACTGTATTTTTCGACATGACAAACAAGCCTTGATTGAAGAGAGCATTTCTGGAAGGGAATTTGAAGTAGCTGTCTTAGGAGATCAAGAAGCGTGCTATATAGCCGGGCCTGGAGAAATTTTGACAAATGGCGAAGTTTACGACTATGTGTCTAAATATGAAAAGCCTTTTGAAACAACCCTGGATGTTAACTTAGATCCGCAGCTTACCAAAACACTCCATGATCTTGCGAAAAAAGCCTACAGAGCCATTGGGGCCAATGGGTATGCGCGTATAGATTTTCTTTTTAAAGACAATCAGTTTTATTTTATGGAAATCAATCCGATTCCAGGCTTTACGGCTATTTCTCTTTTTCCACAAATGTTTGAATCTGCTGGTATGTCTTTCGAAAATTTGCTCAATAAAATTGTGCAATTTGGGCTGGCAAAACACCATCTGCAGTATGCAAAAATCACGCTCTAA